Proteins found in one Thermaerobacter subterraneus DSM 13965 genomic segment:
- a CDS encoding sugar phosphate isomerase/epimerase family protein, producing the protein MAEPPSTPPEPAPPAPVPPAAGRPRSPHPLLALPCRSLWRSRHRPEDPDRFLAALRDEARRLRRQGAGAVEFHADACVLDARYAASGPWREAGAVLAAEGLAATVHLPYVWPDLTALDQPVWEGSIASIVTALRATSPLAPLLAAVHPANYATQALVLATPADQRPGLLDELANRLVAALRRLQAEVPPATATALALENLEGMPWALFDAVARAAGVAVCLDVGHAVSNGDDPVQLARTLGGRIRGLHLHDAVPPAGQGTGGAAAGRAHLPLGQGSLRLPELAAALAETGFAGPVVLELEAGDALEAAVEKVRAAWSTAHR; encoded by the coding sequence GTGGCGGAACCGCCATCGACCCCACCGGAGCCCGCTCCGCCGGCCCCGGTTCCGCCGGCGGCGGGCCGGCCCCGCAGCCCGCACCCGCTTCTGGCCCTGCCCTGCCGCTCCCTCTGGCGAAGCCGTCATCGACCCGAGGACCCGGACCGCTTCCTGGCCGCCTTGCGGGACGAGGCCCGCCGGCTGCGCCGGCAAGGGGCGGGGGCCGTGGAGTTTCATGCCGACGCCTGCGTGCTGGACGCGCGCTATGCGGCTTCAGGCCCGTGGCGCGAGGCCGGTGCCGTTCTGGCCGCCGAGGGCCTGGCGGCCACCGTCCACCTGCCGTACGTGTGGCCTGACCTCACCGCCCTGGACCAGCCCGTCTGGGAGGGCAGCATCGCCTCCATCGTCACGGCCCTGCGTGCCACATCCCCCCTGGCCCCCCTCCTGGCGGCGGTCCACCCGGCCAACTACGCCACCCAGGCACTGGTGCTGGCTACACCGGCCGACCAGCGGCCCGGCCTGCTGGACGAACTGGCCAACCGCCTGGTGGCCGCCCTGCGCCGCCTCCAGGCCGAGGTCCCCCCGGCAACGGCAACGGCTCTGGCGCTGGAGAACCTGGAGGGGATGCCCTGGGCTCTTTTCGACGCGGTGGCCCGCGCCGCCGGGGTCGCGGTCTGCCTGGACGTAGGCCACGCCGTCAGCAACGGTGATGATCCGGTGCAACTGGCGCGCACCCTGGGCGGCCGCATCCGCGGCCTGCACCTGCACGATGCCGTGCCGCCAGCGGGCCAGGGGACCGGCGGCGCAGCCGCCGGCAGGGCCCACCTGCCCCTGGGACAAGGAAGCCTGCGCCTGCCGGAGCTGGCCGCAGCCTTGGCCGAAACGGGGTTTGCAGGGCCGGTGGTGCTGGAGCTGGAGGCGGGCGACGCCCTGGAGGCGGCGGTCGAAAAGGTCCGGGCGGCGTGGTCCACGGCACACCGGTGA
- a CDS encoding tRNA (adenine(22)-N(1))-methyltransferase TrmK, whose translation MTARRLGPRLEALLDMLGRVEVLADIGTDHGLLPVTAVLRGRARRAIATDLRAAPLAAARRLVEETGTQDRVELRQGPGLLPLRPGEAGAVVISGLHGETIAAILRAGAGRLEPGTRLLLQPTRGAAALHLPALDRRTGRLWPERLSLRVDQRCLCLALEEERVVVEGRHAYVIIAGRVVEPPSHLPVGCPAFAIANPAGPEGAAPDERPFIWLWDAPVVEAAHRLAGLALRWGVDPGEAVGRVGPALLAHPARSLGTRGAGPGAGPAQDVTGPPAAGRAGPWLASWLHELARPWRKALRANTGSTPRAVRRRSEAAAWLGFLGEVLALEAGNRAPDLDASSPAGTPAGGKGLDRTEAAAVAPWRLHTDGAARGNPGPAGIGVVLIGPDGAVAERIARFIGAATNNVAEYTALITGLQRALDRGARRLDVYSDSELMVRQLNGQYRVKNEGLKPLFEQAARLAAQFERVRFIHVPRERNREADRLANQGIDQGMAGAQGTPGPA comes from the coding sequence ATGACGGCGCGCCGCCTGGGACCCCGGCTGGAGGCCCTTCTGGACATGCTGGGCCGGGTCGAGGTGCTGGCCGACATCGGCACCGACCACGGCCTGCTGCCCGTCACCGCCGTGCTGCGCGGCCGCGCCCGGCGGGCCATCGCCACCGACCTGCGGGCCGCGCCCCTGGCCGCGGCGCGGCGGCTGGTGGAGGAAACGGGCACCCAGGACCGGGTCGAACTCCGCCAGGGGCCGGGGCTACTGCCCCTGAGGCCGGGCGAGGCCGGGGCCGTGGTCATCAGCGGCCTTCACGGGGAGACCATCGCGGCCATCCTGCGCGCAGGGGCTGGCCGGCTGGAGCCGGGGACCCGGCTCCTGTTGCAGCCCACCCGCGGCGCCGCCGCCCTGCACCTTCCTGCCCTGGACCGGCGCACCGGAAGGCTGTGGCCGGAACGGTTGTCGCTGCGCGTTGATCAGCGCTGCTTGTGCCTGGCCCTGGAAGAGGAGCGGGTGGTGGTGGAAGGTCGCCATGCCTACGTGATCATCGCCGGGCGCGTGGTTGAACCTCCGTCCCACCTGCCCGTGGGCTGTCCGGCGTTCGCCATAGCGAACCCTGCGGGTCCGGAGGGCGCCGCTCCGGACGAACGGCCGTTCATCTGGCTCTGGGACGCCCCGGTGGTCGAGGCCGCCCACCGGCTGGCCGGGCTGGCGCTCCGGTGGGGCGTCGACCCCGGAGAGGCCGTGGGTCGGGTTGGGCCTGCCCTGCTGGCGCACCCCGCCCGCAGCCTTGGGACAAGGGGTGCCGGTCCGGGTGCCGGGCCGGCCCAGGATGTCACCGGGCCACCTGCCGCAGGGCGCGCCGGCCCGTGGCTCGCCTCTTGGCTCCATGAGCTCGCCCGGCCCTGGCGGAAAGCGCTGCGGGCGAACACTGGTTCAACCCCGCGGGCGGTGCGGCGGCGGAGCGAGGCGGCGGCATGGCTGGGGTTTCTCGGGGAGGTGCTGGCCCTGGAAGCGGGGAATAGGGCTCCTGATCTGGACGCGAGCTCACCGGCGGGCACGCCGGCAGGAGGGAAAGGTTTGGACAGGACAGAGGCGGCGGCCGTTGCCCCGTGGCGCCTGCACACCGACGGTGCAGCCCGCGGCAATCCGGGCCCGGCGGGGATCGGGGTGGTGCTGATCGGGCCGGACGGGGCGGTGGCTGAACGCATCGCGCGGTTCATCGGCGCGGCGACCAACAACGTCGCGGAATATACGGCGCTCATCACGGGCCTGCAGCGCGCCCTGGATCGGGGTGCCCGGCGCCTGGACGTCTATTCCGACAGCGAGCTCATGGTGCGCCAGCTCAACGGCCAGTACCGGGTGAAGAACGAGGGGCTGAAACCGCTGTTCGAGCAAGCGGCGCGCTTGGCAGCGCAGTTCGAACGGGTGCGGTTCATTCACGTGCCCCGCGAGCGGAACCGGGAAGCCGACCGGCTGGCCAACCAGGGCATCGACCAGGGCATGGCTGGCGCCCAGGGGACGCCGGGACCGGCTTGA
- a CDS encoding immune inhibitor A domain-containing protein: protein MHRSRRRRARRLLATALAAAVMGTALAAWPGTGSGSQALAAGAPKASPAAAGGTAAAGSAGFTEPEPIDIGPAVRHKQFPVMRKGQVIGADPVDQPGIRYASAAYDPLPGTRRTFFTLDYARGRLVPTTFVLRGISEHAEVWVAENLAFPAGDPRNEMVAITDEQVAYLLNEFEGNIRPKEEAFFGPWDQHDGSEALLDVWGYVPDGYYTAADGKARDIILVENVKDENYYDPSYPSYVAGFYASAYEAYMDRNIVTIDAFDWAQRLGPNDAPWRRVPGTGRAHLYDGTLAHEFQHLIHDDYDSDEESWINEGISDFAEFLVGYGHPDSHVDWYLDNPENSLTAWGDQGDRQILADYGIAYLFQLYLHDHFGGGEVIRRLVANPANGSQGVDAVLAELGHPQRFTDVYRDFQVALMAAGQSRLPREYAFDSIDLTRFGSRGGINLDAATYGDGQVAGWATDVAATWTRDQARATRVQFNGDDYLPIPWSVVAAPAGGEGLALWSGTGDLLDQWLVLSLDLRGASGTVLEFDHFYDIEAAWDYGFVQVSADGGKTWTSLANENTTDVLDPHAHPRIQENVPGFTGSSGGWRHESFDLSAYDGRSLLLAFRYVTDWAAAGNDGDPANDGWFIDNVVVRASGGVVAGPFDGSSLDGFKSLGEATGQPITYLVTVVQLERNGKVQVRDFRFHNKPRQEDLNALQATLGRSNADRQLILVTHLAPGDAGTTVHYQLDVQRRER, encoded by the coding sequence ATGCATCGTTCCCGTCGTCGCCGTGCCCGCCGGCTGCTGGCAACGGCACTGGCCGCTGCCGTCATGGGGACCGCCCTGGCGGCATGGCCCGGAACCGGCTCCGGCAGCCAGGCGCTGGCGGCAGGCGCACCGAAGGCATCACCCGCTGCGGCCGGCGGCACAGCTGCCGCCGGTTCTGCCGGTTTCACCGAGCCGGAACCCATCGACATCGGACCCGCCGTCCGGCACAAGCAATTCCCCGTGATGCGCAAGGGCCAGGTGATCGGAGCCGACCCAGTCGACCAGCCGGGCATCCGGTATGCCAGCGCGGCTTATGACCCCCTCCCAGGAACGCGGCGGACTTTCTTCACCCTGGACTATGCGCGGGGCAGGCTGGTGCCGACGACCTTCGTGCTTCGGGGCATCAGCGAGCACGCCGAAGTCTGGGTGGCGGAAAATCTGGCGTTCCCCGCAGGTGATCCGCGCAACGAGATGGTCGCCATCACCGACGAGCAGGTGGCCTACCTGCTCAATGAGTTCGAGGGCAACATCCGCCCCAAGGAAGAAGCGTTCTTCGGTCCCTGGGATCAGCACGACGGGTCCGAGGCCCTTCTAGATGTGTGGGGCTACGTGCCCGACGGCTATTACACCGCCGCCGACGGCAAGGCGCGGGACATCATCCTGGTAGAGAACGTCAAGGACGAGAACTACTATGACCCGAGCTATCCCTCCTACGTGGCCGGGTTCTACGCGTCGGCCTACGAGGCCTACATGGACCGCAACATCGTCACCATCGACGCCTTCGACTGGGCCCAGCGGCTGGGACCCAACGACGCCCCCTGGCGCCGGGTGCCCGGCACGGGCCGCGCCCACCTGTACGACGGGACCCTGGCCCACGAGTTCCAGCACCTGATCCATGACGACTACGACAGCGACGAGGAGAGCTGGATCAACGAGGGGATCTCCGATTTCGCCGAGTTCCTGGTGGGATACGGCCATCCCGACAGCCACGTGGACTGGTACCTGGACAATCCGGAGAACTCCCTGACCGCCTGGGGGGACCAGGGCGATCGGCAGATCCTGGCCGACTACGGGATCGCGTACCTGTTCCAGCTCTACCTGCACGACCACTTCGGCGGCGGTGAGGTGATCCGCCGGCTGGTGGCCAACCCGGCCAACGGCTCCCAGGGCGTGGACGCCGTGCTGGCCGAACTGGGCCATCCCCAGCGCTTCACCGATGTGTACCGCGACTTCCAGGTGGCGCTCATGGCGGCCGGCCAGTCCCGCCTGCCGCGGGAGTACGCGTTCGACAGCATCGACCTGACCCGGTTCGGCAGCCGCGGCGGCATCAACCTGGACGCCGCCACCTACGGGGACGGGCAGGTGGCGGGCTGGGCGACCGACGTGGCGGCCACCTGGACCCGCGATCAAGCCCGGGCGACCCGGGTGCAGTTCAACGGCGACGACTACCTGCCCATCCCCTGGTCGGTGGTCGCGGCTCCGGCCGGCGGCGAAGGGCTGGCCCTGTGGAGCGGCACCGGCGACCTGCTGGACCAGTGGCTCGTGCTGTCCCTCGACCTGCGGGGAGCCAGCGGCACGGTGCTGGAATTCGACCACTTCTACGACATCGAGGCGGCATGGGACTACGGGTTCGTCCAGGTCTCGGCCGATGGCGGAAAGACCTGGACCAGCCTGGCCAACGAGAACACCACGGACGTGCTGGACCCCCATGCCCACCCGCGGATCCAGGAAAACGTGCCGGGCTTCACCGGCTCGTCCGGCGGATGGCGCCACGAATCCTTCGACCTCTCGGCCTACGACGGCCGGTCCCTCCTGCTGGCCTTCCGCTACGTGACGGACTGGGCCGCGGCCGGCAACGACGGCGACCCCGCCAACGACGGCTGGTTCATCGACAACGTGGTGGTCCGGGCCAGCGGCGGGGTGGTGGCGGGGCCCTTCGACGGCAGCAGCCTGGACGGGTTCAAGAGCCTGGGCGAAGCGACGGGCCAGCCCATCACGTACCTGGTGACCGTGGTGCAGCTGGAGCGGAACGGCAAGGTCCAGGTCCGGGACTTCCGCTTCCACAACAAGCCGCGACAGGAGGACTTGAACGCCCTGCAGGCGACCCTCGGGCGCAGCAACGCCGATCGCCAGCTGATCCTGGTGACCCACTTGGCTCCCGGCGATGCGGGCACCACGGTACACTATCAGTTGGACGTGCAGCGGCGGGAGCGCTGA
- the lepB gene encoding signal peptidase I has translation MELLQTLVLSLLLALVIRAFVAESFVVQGHSMEPTLHHGERVLVLKLGARWRQPRPGEIVVFRPLQQPGGEYIKRVVAGPGSTVAMEDGRVIRDGTVIDEPYVVYGDRSDLPPVEVPPGTVFVLGDNRPSSYDSRSFGPVPLDRLDGRAVLVFWPLWRVRWLH, from the coding sequence ATGGAACTCCTGCAAACGCTGGTCCTGTCCCTGCTGCTGGCCCTGGTGATCCGCGCCTTCGTGGCCGAATCCTTCGTGGTGCAGGGCCACTCCATGGAGCCCACCCTCCACCACGGCGAGCGGGTCCTGGTCCTGAAGCTGGGCGCCCGCTGGCGGCAGCCCCGCCCGGGGGAAATCGTGGTGTTCCGCCCGCTTCAGCAGCCGGGCGGCGAGTACATCAAGCGCGTGGTGGCCGGACCCGGTTCCACCGTGGCCATGGAGGACGGCCGGGTGATCCGCGACGGCACCGTCATCGACGAGCCGTACGTGGTGTACGGTGACCGCTCGGACCTGCCCCCGGTGGAGGTACCGCCGGGAACGGTGTTCGTCCTGGGGGACAACCGGCCGAGCAGCTACGACAGCCGCTCCTTCGGGCCGGTGCCCCTGGACCGGCTGGACGGGCGGGCGGTCCTGGTCTTCTGGCCCCTGTGGCGGGTGCGCTGGCTCCACTGA
- a CDS encoding acyltransferase family protein has translation MTGGNPGSGDAAVLRRPQRGVARAGRQPLSPCPARVAALDVARGLSISLVVLGHTPLPAWINGPLSTLRLPLLFFVSGYLFNWDRYGTRPGQLVRQRARRLLLPYLAGGLMTYLFWLLARRAASPEAQAVPWWWPLAGWLYGSASAGWLVFNLPLWYLPAAFCGQVLFWGLLRLVARRPPLLQAAAALAAGLAGIALGRHAPLPWSLDVALAAQPFFWAGWFARQAGRTRPGRPGPRPWPRAAEAAEAEGAAGGAGGLLPGDATAAPGRCGTDHDAGPETGWTTVAPAMPALTGGRARAQAAGPSLLPGRLGRPGAVLLGLGLWLVALVENGAVAINTRQYGHPFWFYSGGIAACVLALHLATALARLPLACRTLAYLGQHSMVVLVFHVGLAFPVLAWLLAALAGDPLLDAWGLYWLWGLGFTAALARLVQPFPRLTLALEGAMPQRAGSLWPRRPEQRAPTAGRPAPARAARDRKSGHPGRPAGRAQPGHHPQTRWHGAAD, from the coding sequence TTGACCGGCGGCAACCCGGGCAGTGGTGACGCGGCCGTGCTCCGGCGCCCGCAGCGGGGCGTGGCAAGGGCAGGCCGGCAACCCCTGTCACCGTGCCCGGCCCGCGTGGCGGCTCTGGACGTGGCCCGCGGTCTCAGCATCAGCCTGGTGGTCCTCGGCCACACGCCCCTGCCCGCCTGGATCAACGGGCCGCTGAGCACCCTGCGCCTGCCGCTGCTGTTCTTCGTTTCGGGCTATCTCTTCAACTGGGACCGGTACGGCACCCGGCCCGGACAGCTTGTGCGCCAGCGGGCCCGCCGCCTGCTCCTGCCCTATCTGGCGGGCGGCCTCATGACCTACCTTTTCTGGCTCCTGGCGCGCCGCGCGGCGAGCCCGGAGGCCCAGGCCGTCCCCTGGTGGTGGCCCCTGGCCGGCTGGCTCTACGGCAGCGCCAGCGCCGGCTGGCTCGTCTTCAACCTGCCCCTCTGGTACCTGCCGGCCGCCTTTTGCGGCCAGGTGCTGTTCTGGGGGCTCCTGCGGCTTGTTGCCCGCCGGCCGCCGCTGCTGCAGGCCGCCGCCGCTCTGGCGGCGGGCCTGGCCGGGATCGCCCTGGGCCGGCACGCCCCGCTGCCGTGGTCGCTGGACGTCGCCTTGGCGGCCCAGCCCTTTTTCTGGGCCGGCTGGTTTGCGCGCCAGGCCGGACGAACCCGGCCCGGCCGCCCCGGCCCCAGGCCCTGGCCGCGGGCAGCGGAGGCCGCCGAGGCCGAGGGTGCAGCCGGCGGCGCCGGCGGCCTCCTGCCGGGGGATGCGACGGCTGCGCCGGGCCGCTGCGGAACAGATCACGACGCAGGGCCGGAAACCGGTTGGACGACCGTGGCTCCCGCCATGCCGGCCCTCACCGGAGGCAGGGCCCGGGCCCAGGCTGCGGGCCCGTCCCTCCTGCCTGGCCGGCTCGGGCGACCGGGGGCGGTTTTGCTCGGGTTGGGGCTCTGGCTGGTGGCCCTGGTGGAGAACGGCGCCGTGGCCATCAACACCCGCCAGTACGGCCATCCCTTCTGGTTCTACAGCGGCGGCATCGCGGCGTGCGTGCTGGCCCTGCACCTGGCCACGGCGCTGGCGCGCCTGCCCCTGGCCTGCCGCACCCTGGCCTACCTGGGGCAGCACTCCATGGTGGTGCTGGTCTTCCACGTGGGCCTGGCATTCCCCGTCCTGGCGTGGCTGCTGGCCGCGCTGGCGGGCGATCCGCTGCTGGATGCATGGGGCCTGTACTGGTTGTGGGGGCTTGGCTTCACGGCGGCCCTGGCGCGACTTGTACAGCCCTTCCCCCGCCTGACCCTGGCGCTCGAGGGCGCCATGCCGCAGCGGGCCGGATCGCTGTGGCCCCGGCGGCCTGAGCAGCGTGCGCCGACAGCGGGCCGGCCTGCGCCGGCGCGCGCTGCCCGGGACCGCAAGTCCGGCCATCCCGGACGGCCCGCAGGTCGCGCCCAGCCCGGCCATCACCCCCAGACCCGTTGGCACGGCGCGGCCGACTGA